A genome region from Piliocolobus tephrosceles isolate RC106 chromosome 8, ASM277652v3, whole genome shotgun sequence includes the following:
- the SOSTDC1 gene encoding sclerostin domain-containing protein 1 isoform X2 codes for MLPPAIHFYLLPLACILMKSCLAFKNDATEILYSHVVKPVPAHPSSNSTMNQARNGGRHFSNTGLDRNTRVQVGCRELRSTKYISDGQCTSISPLKELVCAGECLPLPVLPNWIGGGYGTKYWSRRSSQEWRCVNDKTRTQRIQLQCQDGSTRTYKITVVTACKCKRYTRQHNESSHNFESMSPAKPVQHHRERKRASKSSKHSMS; via the exons ATGCTTCCTCCTGCCATTCATTTCTATCTCCTTCCCCTTGCATGCATCCTAATGAAAAGctgtttggcttttaaaaatgatgcCACAGAAATCCTTTATTCACATGTGGTTAAACCTGTTCCAGCACACCCCAGCAGCAACAGCACGATGAATCAAGCCAGAAATGGAGGCAGGCATTTCAGTAACACTGGACTGGATCGGAACA CTCGGGTTCAAGTGGGTTGCCGGGAACTGCGTTCCACCAAATACATCTCTGATGGCCAGTGCACCAGCATCAGCCCTCTGAAGGAGCTGGTGTGTGCTGGTGAGTGCTTGCCCCTGCCAGTGCTCCCTAACTGGATTGGAGGAGGCTATGGAACAAAGTACTGGAGCAGGAGGAGCTCCCAGGAGTGGCGGTGTGTCAATGACAAAACCCGTACCCAGAGAATCCAGCTGCAGTGCCAAGATGGCAGCACACGCACCTACAAAATCACAGTAGTCACTGCCTGCAAGTGCAAGAGGTACACCCGGCAGCACAACGAGTCCAGTCACAACTTTGAGAGCATGTCACCTGCCAAGCCCGTCCAGCATCACAGAGAGCGGAAAAGAGCCAGCAAATCCAGCAAGCACAGCATGAGTTAG
- the SOSTDC1 gene encoding sclerostin domain-containing protein 1 isoform X1: MLPPAIHFYLLPLACILMKSCLAFKNDATEILYSHVVKPVPAHPSSNSTMNQARNGGRHFSNTGLDRNRTESLTSRNYFWLFPGAFLRQLQEARVQVGCRELRSTKYISDGQCTSISPLKELVCAGECLPLPVLPNWIGGGYGTKYWSRRSSQEWRCVNDKTRTQRIQLQCQDGSTRTYKITVVTACKCKRYTRQHNESSHNFESMSPAKPVQHHRERKRASKSSKHSMS; the protein is encoded by the exons ATGCTTCCTCCTGCCATTCATTTCTATCTCCTTCCCCTTGCATGCATCCTAATGAAAAGctgtttggcttttaaaaatgatgcCACAGAAATCCTTTATTCACATGTGGTTAAACCTGTTCCAGCACACCCCAGCAGCAACAGCACGATGAATCAAGCCAGAAATGGAGGCAGGCATTTCAGTAACACTGGACTGGATCGGAACA gaacagaaagcttGACAAGTCGAAATTATTTCTGGCTATTTCCAGGTGCATTCCTGAGGCAGCTGCAGGAAG CTCGGGTTCAAGTGGGTTGCCGGGAACTGCGTTCCACCAAATACATCTCTGATGGCCAGTGCACCAGCATCAGCCCTCTGAAGGAGCTGGTGTGTGCTGGTGAGTGCTTGCCCCTGCCAGTGCTCCCTAACTGGATTGGAGGAGGCTATGGAACAAAGTACTGGAGCAGGAGGAGCTCCCAGGAGTGGCGGTGTGTCAATGACAAAACCCGTACCCAGAGAATCCAGCTGCAGTGCCAAGATGGCAGCACACGCACCTACAAAATCACAGTAGTCACTGCCTGCAAGTGCAAGAGGTACACCCGGCAGCACAACGAGTCCAGTCACAACTTTGAGAGCATGTCACCTGCCAAGCCCGTCCAGCATCACAGAGAGCGGAAAAGAGCCAGCAAATCCAGCAAGCACAGCATGAGTTAG